In a single window of the Methanofollis ethanolicus genome:
- the nadA gene encoding quinolinate synthase NadA — MIADEIRRLKEERNAVVLAHNYQVPAVQDVADFVGDSLELAIRAKETDADVIVLCGVDFMAETAQILNPTKTVLLPAREATCPLAQALTPDMIREVRAGHPGAAVVVYVNSTAECKAEADITCTSANAVDVVRSLDEDVVFVGPDANLASYVRGQVPEKTVLPLPADGHCPVHLRFTLADVEAGRARGDAVVCHPECSPEVQAASDLVASTGGMVRQAHLHPQWTVLTEEAMTYRLGRVFPDAAFHAIEGTECADMKMTTVEDVLVALKAGKHRVAVDETVAAGARRAIERMIALKR, encoded by the coding sequence ATGATAGCAGACGAGATCCGCAGGCTGAAGGAGGAGAGGAATGCGGTTGTCCTCGCCCACAACTACCAGGTGCCTGCGGTGCAGGACGTCGCCGATTTCGTCGGAGACAGTCTCGAACTTGCGATCCGGGCGAAAGAAACCGATGCCGACGTGATCGTCCTCTGCGGCGTCGACTTCATGGCCGAGACCGCCCAGATCCTGAACCCGACAAAGACCGTCCTCCTCCCGGCCAGGGAGGCGACCTGTCCCCTGGCGCAGGCGCTGACGCCCGACATGATCCGGGAGGTGAGGGCTGGCCACCCCGGCGCTGCCGTGGTGGTGTACGTCAATTCGACGGCCGAGTGCAAGGCGGAGGCCGATATCACCTGCACCTCGGCGAATGCCGTCGATGTGGTCAGGTCCCTCGACGAGGACGTGGTCTTCGTCGGTCCCGACGCAAACCTTGCTTCCTATGTGAGAGGGCAGGTGCCTGAGAAGACTGTCCTGCCCCTGCCTGCGGATGGCCACTGCCCGGTGCACCTGCGGTTCACCCTTGCCGACGTCGAGGCCGGACGGGCGCGGGGCGACGCGGTCGTCTGCCACCCCGAGTGCAGTCCAGAGGTGCAGGCGGCATCCGACCTTGTCGCCTCCACAGGCGGGATGGTGAGACAGGCCCACCTCCACCCGCAGTGGACGGTGCTCACCGAGGAGGCGATGACCTACCGTCTCGGCCGGGTCTTCCCGGACGCCGCCTTCCACGCGATCGAGGGCACGGAATGCGCCGATATGAAGATGACGACGGTCGAGGACGTGCTCGTGGCCCTGAAGGCCGGGAAGCACCGCGTGGCGGTGGACGAGACCGTCGCCGCCGGGGCGCGCCGGGCCATCGAGAGGATGATCGCACTCAAGAGGTAG
- a CDS encoding pyridoxal phosphate-dependent aminotransferase, translating to MTGYRFAERVRGIEISGIRRMFEGAGKDAINLGLGQPDFPTPAHVREAGIRAIRDGMTGYTMNSGVPELREAISGKFGRENGLQYAPDQVIVTAGASEAMHIVMQALVEKGDRVLMTDPGFVSYAALATLAGGRPEGVPLDATLHIDVEAAKKQMDGARLFVLNTPTNPTGMVESEESIRALVEYAADAGVTVISDEVYEHFTYGKPHVSAARFGEDVITINATSKTYSMTGWRLGYMAAPKAVIEECIKVHQYCQACATSISQYAALAALTGDQTLVPAMREEYRRRRDLVCDGLADLGLSFPTPEGAFYAFVPMEADLFARIIAKGVIIVPGTAFGTRAPGYARLSYAASQDDLRRALGRIREAVDEA from the coding sequence ATGACTGGGTATAGGTTTGCAGAAAGGGTCCGCGGGATCGAGATCTCGGGGATCAGGCGGATGTTCGAGGGGGCGGGGAAGGACGCCATCAACCTCGGCCTCGGCCAACCCGACTTCCCGACTCCGGCGCACGTTCGTGAGGCGGGGATCAGGGCGATCCGCGACGGGATGACCGGGTATACGATGAACTCCGGCGTCCCCGAATTGAGAGAGGCGATCTCAGGGAAGTTCGGCCGCGAGAACGGCCTGCAGTACGCGCCCGACCAGGTGATCGTCACCGCGGGCGCAAGCGAGGCCATGCACATCGTGATGCAGGCCCTGGTGGAGAAGGGGGACCGCGTCCTGATGACCGATCCCGGCTTTGTATCCTATGCGGCCCTTGCAACCCTTGCAGGCGGGAGGCCGGAGGGCGTCCCTCTCGACGCCACCCTCCATATCGATGTGGAGGCGGCAAAGAAGCAGATGGACGGCGCGCGCCTCTTCGTGCTGAACACCCCGACGAACCCGACAGGCATGGTGGAGAGCGAGGAGTCGATCAGGGCGCTGGTGGAGTACGCCGCCGATGCGGGCGTGACCGTCATCTCCGACGAGGTCTACGAGCACTTCACATACGGGAAACCCCATGTGAGCGCGGCCCGCTTTGGCGAGGATGTTATCACGATCAATGCGACCTCGAAGACCTACTCCATGACCGGGTGGCGCCTCGGCTACATGGCCGCACCGAAGGCGGTGATCGAGGAGTGCATCAAGGTCCACCAGTACTGCCAGGCCTGCGCCACCTCGATCTCGCAGTACGCCGCCCTTGCGGCCCTGACCGGCGACCAGACACTGGTCCCGGCGATGCGGGAGGAGTATCGGCGTCGTCGCGACCTCGTCTGCGACGGCCTCGCCGACCTCGGCCTCTCCTTCCCCACGCCCGAAGGCGCGTTCTATGCCTTCGTGCCGATGGAAGCGGACCTCTTCGCCCGGATCATCGCGAAAGGCGTGATCATCGTGCCGGGCACGGCCTTCGGCACGCGCGCACCCGGCTATGCCCGTCTCAGTTATGCCGCCTCGCAGGACGATCTGCGGCGTGCTCTCGGCCGGATCCGGGAAGCGGTCGATGAAGCTTAA
- a CDS encoding glutaredoxin family protein: protein MDMIHVDGKDRGPIYLYALSTCGWCAKTKEFLSSLGVAFDYVFVDQLPKDEMEQTYSEMLQLYNPLGSFPTLVINGKAIIGYQENEIREALAE from the coding sequence ATGGATATGATACATGTGGACGGAAAAGACCGGGGCCCGATCTACCTCTATGCCCTGAGCACCTGCGGGTGGTGTGCAAAGACGAAAGAATTCCTCTCCTCGCTCGGCGTCGCCTTCGACTACGTCTTTGTCGACCAGCTCCCGAAGGACGAGATGGAACAGACCTATTCTGAGATGTTGCAACTCTACAACCCCCTCGGTTCGTTTCCGACACTTGTGATCAATGGGAAGGCGATCATCGGTTACCAGGAGAACGAGATCAGGGAGGCCCTCGCGGAATGA
- a CDS encoding TMEM175 family protein codes for MAAGSGDDEGSDLSRLPDFLPPDRLNAFADGVFAIVITLLVLELPVPEGADDLFLALLAEWPDFLAYVVSFVFIGGIWMTHSSITQLTEEEDEVTFRLTLLMLFFVSLLPFTTSMMAGHLTGAGSHLAVFLYGLDLFVASVILSAIMRYLAWRPELLVDGLAEENLREMVRRRRSGVVSCGVGVLLALFVPLVAVAVYIAVTVFFFVHPLFYKRAIRRAGKG; via the coding sequence GTGGCGGCTGGCAGCGGGGATGATGAGGGGTCCGACCTGAGCCGCCTCCCCGACTTTCTCCCGCCGGACAGGTTGAACGCCTTTGCCGACGGGGTGTTCGCGATCGTCATCACCCTGCTCGTCCTCGAACTGCCTGTTCCCGAGGGGGCCGACGACCTCTTCCTGGCGCTCCTGGCAGAGTGGCCGGATTTTCTCGCCTATGTCGTCAGTTTCGTCTTCATCGGCGGGATCTGGATGACGCACTCGTCCATCACGCAGTTGACCGAAGAGGAGGACGAGGTCACCTTCCGCCTGACCCTCCTGATGCTCTTCTTCGTCTCCCTGCTGCCTTTCACGACGAGCATGATGGCCGGGCACCTCACCGGGGCTGGTTCGCATCTCGCCGTGTTCCTGTACGGGCTGGACCTCTTCGTCGCCTCGGTGATACTGAGCGCGATCATGCGTTACCTCGCCTGGCGCCCGGAATTGCTCGTCGACGGTCTCGCCGAAGAGAACCTCAGGGAGATGGTGCGACGGCGGCGGTCGGGCGTCGTCTCCTGCGGCGTCGGCGTGCTGCTCGCCCTCTTCGTGCCCCTGGTGGCGGTCGCCGTGTACATCGCCGTGACGGTCTTTTTCTTCGTCCATCCGCTGTTCTATAAGAGGGCGATCAGGAGGGCGGGGAAGGGGTGA
- a CDS encoding tRNA (N(6)-L-threonylcarbamoyladenosine(37)-C(2))-methylthiotransferase: MDRLTDQRVYIETYGCTYNHGDTLKLMDILKGQGCTLVDDPDEADTVVINTCTVIGWTERHMLRRIRACSGRTLYVTGCMPVVQREEILAAAPEARVILPDEIERRFSGRCTKGKDGIGIVQVAAGCVGRCAYCITRFARGPLRSRSMEEICREVGALAEEGACEVQFTAQDVSAWGMDIDEALPDLVRAASAVPGNFRVRLGMMNPATVRRILVPLAEACRDGKVFSFLHLPVQSGSDAVLAGMARGYTVAEYEGMVATFREVCPDVRICTDFIVGYPTETEEDFAATFALLRRVRPEKVNVTRYSPRPGTAAAALKAQPERIAKERSRLLDAATKAIYAEQNAGLVGTTVEAVVTARKKGGSWVARDRAYREVVVPGDFRPGEWLSVEITGNRTVYLTGVPKDRSTPSYTGADNQIVRKR; encoded by the coding sequence ATGGATCGCCTCACTGATCAGCGGGTGTACATCGAGACCTATGGGTGCACCTACAACCACGGGGACACCCTGAAATTGATGGATATACTGAAAGGTCAGGGTTGTACTCTCGTCGACGATCCTGATGAGGCGGACACCGTCGTCATCAATACCTGCACTGTCATCGGCTGGACGGAGAGGCACATGCTCAGGAGGATACGGGCGTGCTCCGGGCGCACCCTCTATGTCACCGGGTGCATGCCCGTGGTCCAGAGGGAGGAGATCCTGGCCGCTGCCCCGGAGGCGCGGGTCATCCTCCCCGACGAGATCGAGCGGCGCTTTTCCGGCAGGTGTACGAAGGGGAAAGATGGCATCGGGATCGTACAGGTGGCGGCCGGGTGCGTGGGGAGGTGCGCGTACTGCATCACGAGATTTGCGCGCGGGCCCCTGAGAAGTCGTTCGATGGAAGAGATCTGCCGGGAGGTCGGGGCCCTCGCAGAGGAGGGGGCCTGTGAGGTCCAGTTCACCGCGCAGGACGTGAGTGCCTGGGGGATGGACATCGACGAGGCGCTCCCGGATCTGGTCCGCGCCGCCAGTGCAGTGCCGGGAAATTTCAGGGTCCGCCTGGGCATGATGAATCCGGCAACGGTGAGGCGCATCCTTGTCCCCCTCGCGGAGGCGTGCCGGGACGGGAAGGTCTTCTCCTTTCTCCATCTCCCTGTCCAGTCGGGGTCGGACGCCGTGCTGGCGGGAATGGCGCGCGGCTACACCGTGGCCGAATACGAGGGTATGGTCGCCACATTCAGGGAGGTCTGCCCGGATGTCAGGATCTGCACCGACTTTATCGTCGGCTACCCGACCGAGACCGAGGAGGACTTTGCCGCGACCTTCGCCCTCCTCCGGAGGGTCCGGCCGGAGAAGGTGAATGTGACGCGCTACTCCCCGCGGCCCGGCACGGCGGCGGCGGCCCTGAAGGCGCAGCCGGAGAGGATCGCAAAAGAGAGGTCGCGTCTCCTCGACGCCGCCACAAAGGCGATCTATGCCGAACAGAATGCTGGCCTCGTCGGGACGACCGTCGAGGCGGTGGTCACTGCACGGAAGAAGGGAGGGTCATGGGTGGCGCGGGACCGGGCGTACCGTGAGGTCGTCGTACCCGGCGACTTCAGGCCCGGCGAATGGCTTTCCGTCGAGATCACCGGGAACAGGACTGTCTACCTGACAGGGGTGCCGAAAGACAGGTCCACACCATCATATACGGGTGCCGACAACCAGATTGTAAGGAAGAGATAG
- the nadC gene encoding carboxylating nicotinate-nucleotide diphosphorylase: MMDPGTMLSFLKEDMPFGDLTSEAVIPADLTASAVIRAKEACVIAGLEEAAFLFDHLGAGVVTPVKDGDAVAAGTIVMEIRGPARAVLAAERTALNIIGRMSGIATAAREAVDAVRAVDPVVRVASTRKTCPGLRTLDKKAAMLGGAVSHRFSLSDMVMIKDNHLALVGLEEAVRRAKAHSPYHKVEVEVESAKDAVRAAEYGADIVLLDNMTPEGVREAVAALMAAGQRDNVVVEISGGVSRATLPLYAGAGADIISMGALTHSVRNVDVGLDVVPDGE; this comes from the coding sequence ATGATGGACCCCGGCACGATGCTCTCCTTTCTCAAGGAGGATATGCCCTTTGGAGACCTCACCTCCGAAGCGGTCATCCCCGCGGACCTCACAGCTTCGGCCGTGATCAGGGCGAAGGAGGCCTGTGTCATCGCCGGACTCGAGGAGGCGGCGTTCCTCTTTGACCATCTTGGCGCCGGTGTCGTCACACCTGTGAAGGACGGCGACGCGGTCGCCGCGGGGACGATCGTCATGGAGATCAGGGGTCCGGCCCGCGCCGTCCTCGCTGCCGAGAGGACTGCCCTCAATATCATCGGGCGGATGAGCGGGATCGCGACCGCGGCCCGCGAGGCGGTGGACGCGGTGCGGGCGGTCGACCCTGTCGTGCGGGTCGCCTCCACCAGGAAGACCTGCCCCGGCCTCAGGACACTTGACAAGAAGGCTGCGATGCTCGGCGGCGCCGTGTCGCACCGCTTCTCCCTCTCCGACATGGTCATGATCAAGGACAACCACCTCGCCCTGGTGGGCCTGGAGGAGGCGGTGCGGCGGGCGAAGGCGCACTCCCCCTACCACAAGGTGGAGGTCGAGGTGGAGTCGGCAAAAGACGCCGTCAGGGCGGCGGAGTACGGCGCCGACATCGTCCTCCTGGACAACATGACGCCCGAGGGTGTCAGGGAGGCAGTGGCCGCCCTCATGGCCGCGGGCCAGAGAGATAACGTCGTCGTCGAAATATCGGGCGGCGTCTCCCGCGCCACCCTTCCCCTCTATGCCGGGGCCGGGGCCGACATCATCAGCATGGGCGCCCTCACCCACTCTGTCAGGAACGTCGACGTCGGGTTGGACGTCGTGCCTGATGGCGAGTGA
- a CDS encoding M42 family metallopeptidase: MVKELLRKLSNAHGISGSEGSVAAVIREEVAPYVDEIREDTMGNLIAVKKGDDFSVLLAAHMDEIGLMVKYVDEKGFVRFVTIGGWFDPTLYAQRVILHGTKGPVYGVVGGKPPHVMKEEDRKKPLKVDDMFIDVGAASAEDAEKLGIEVGTPVTVDREFAELANGRVTGKAFDNRAGCVMLIKALRTVQSPHTIYGVFTVQEEVGLKGAKTVAYSLNPDCAIATDTTIPGDHPGIEKKDASLQMGEGPVITIVDSNGRGLIANKKVVAWLRKAAAGKEIKVQLEVGKGGTTDATSIHLERGGIPSTTLSIPTRYIHSPVEVLDMKDIEGGIALLVEALKSKPDF; this comes from the coding sequence ATGGTAAAGGAGTTGCTGAGGAAATTATCCAACGCTCACGGGATTTCCGGGAGCGAGGGGAGCGTCGCGGCGGTGATCAGGGAAGAGGTCGCCCCGTACGTCGACGAGATCAGGGAGGACACGATGGGGAACCTCATCGCGGTGAAGAAGGGCGACGACTTCTCGGTCCTGCTCGCAGCCCATATGGACGAGATCGGGCTGATGGTCAAGTACGTCGACGAGAAGGGCTTTGTCAGGTTCGTCACCATCGGCGGCTGGTTCGACCCGACGCTCTATGCCCAGCGCGTGATCCTCCACGGGACGAAGGGGCCGGTGTACGGCGTCGTCGGCGGCAAGCCCCCCCATGTGATGAAGGAGGAGGACCGGAAGAAGCCCCTGAAGGTGGACGACATGTTCATCGACGTCGGCGCAGCCTCGGCCGAGGACGCGGAGAAGCTCGGCATCGAGGTCGGGACACCGGTCACCGTCGACCGCGAGTTCGCCGAACTTGCGAACGGCAGGGTGACGGGCAAGGCCTTCGACAACAGGGCCGGCTGCGTGATGCTGATCAAGGCCCTCCGGACGGTGCAGTCGCCGCACACCATCTACGGCGTCTTCACGGTGCAGGAAGAGGTCGGGCTGAAGGGCGCGAAGACCGTCGCCTACTCCCTCAACCCCGACTGCGCCATCGCCACCGACACCACCATCCCGGGCGACCACCCGGGCATCGAGAAGAAGGACGCCTCCCTCCAGATGGGCGAAGGACCGGTCATTACCATCGTCGACAGCAATGGCCGGGGCCTCATCGCCAACAAGAAGGTCGTCGCCTGGTTGCGGAAGGCCGCGGCCGGAAAGGAGATCAAGGTGCAGCTCGAGGTCGGGAAGGGCGGCACGACCGACGCCACCTCCATCCACCTGGAGCGCGGCGGCATCCCCTCGACGACTCTGAGCATCCCGACCCGCTATATCCACTCCCCTGTCGAGGTGCTCGACATGAAGGACATCGAGGGAGGCATTGCCCTCTTGGTCGAGGCCCTGAAGTCGAAGCCCGACTTCTAA
- a CDS encoding ferredoxin-thioredoxin reductase catalytic domain-containing protein: MIPDEQVEKEYLRLKKEAEAGGYRLNPDREFVAGLVRGLLTNTERYGYPACPCRLATGERETDLDIICPCDYRDPDLTDHGACYCALYVSAEVASGKAEAKPVPERRPPGGPKKGEARPSGRVAGSLPLPVWRCRVCGYLCARENPPEICPICKAGKDRFERFI; the protein is encoded by the coding sequence ATGATCCCGGACGAGCAGGTCGAGAAAGAATATCTCCGCCTGAAAAAAGAGGCCGAGGCCGGGGGGTACCGCCTCAACCCGGACCGGGAGTTCGTCGCGGGACTTGTGCGGGGCCTCCTGACCAACACGGAAAGGTACGGCTACCCGGCATGCCCCTGCCGCCTCGCCACCGGGGAAAGGGAGACGGACCTCGACATCATCTGCCCCTGTGACTACCGCGACCCCGACCTCACCGATCACGGGGCCTGCTACTGTGCCCTCTATGTCTCCGCGGAGGTCGCGTCCGGGAAGGCGGAGGCGAAACCCGTTCCCGAACGCCGCCCGCCGGGCGGGCCGAAAAAAGGAGAGGCACGCCCATCAGGCAGGGTCGCCGGGTCTCTCCCTCTCCCGGTCTGGCGCTGCAGGGTCTGCGGCTACCTCTGCGCCCGGGAGAACCCACCTGAGATCTGCCCGATCTGCAAGGCGGGAAAAGATCGTTTCGAGCGTTTCATCTGA
- the serS gene encoding serine--tRNA ligase, with the protein MLELKFIRVHPEIVRADLEKRGDTEKMAWIDDLLEKDRRSRELQIEVDRLRNRRNVIGREINATRKAGGDAAALLDEAAAIPGEIKGAEAELEEIRERVHFYQMRIPNILHESVPVGKDDTENVEVKRWGEPKVPAFELKNHGELAVEHDWADFERATKVAGAGFYYLKGRLVLLDMALQRYALDLLVERGYTPISPPYMMNRAAYEGVTDLADFENVMYKIDGEDAFLIATAEHPMAAMFKDEIFEANALPIKFAGISPCFRREIGSHGIDTKGLFRVHQFNKIEQFVFCRPEDSWTFHEELLANAEAVFQGLGLPYHVVNICTGDIGTVAAKKYDIEVWMPRENMYREAVSCSNCTSYQATRLNIRMRSPTDFKEKEFVHTLNSTAIATSRAIRAILENYQQEDGSVVIPEVLRPYMYGLETL; encoded by the coding sequence ATGCTTGAATTGAAGTTCATTCGCGTCCACCCCGAGATCGTCAGGGCAGACCTGGAGAAGAGGGGGGACACCGAGAAAATGGCCTGGATAGACGACCTGCTGGAGAAGGACAGAAGGAGCAGGGAACTCCAGATCGAGGTCGACAGGCTGAGGAACCGGCGCAACGTGATCGGCCGCGAGATCAACGCGACCAGAAAGGCGGGCGGGGACGCCGCCGCTCTCCTCGACGAAGCGGCGGCCATTCCCGGCGAGATCAAGGGTGCCGAGGCCGAGCTTGAGGAGATCAGGGAGAGAGTCCACTTCTACCAGATGCGCATCCCCAACATCCTCCATGAGAGCGTGCCCGTGGGCAAGGACGACACGGAGAATGTCGAGGTGAAGAGGTGGGGCGAGCCGAAGGTTCCGGCCTTCGAACTGAAGAACCACGGCGAACTGGCGGTGGAGCACGACTGGGCCGACTTCGAGCGCGCCACGAAGGTCGCCGGCGCGGGTTTCTACTACCTGAAGGGGAGGCTTGTCCTCCTCGATATGGCCCTCCAGCGCTATGCCCTCGACCTGCTGGTGGAGCGCGGCTACACCCCCATATCCCCGCCGTACATGATGAACAGGGCGGCATACGAGGGCGTCACCGACCTTGCCGACTTCGAGAACGTGATGTACAAGATCGACGGCGAGGACGCGTTTCTCATCGCGACCGCCGAGCACCCGATGGCGGCGATGTTCAAGGACGAGATCTTCGAGGCAAACGCCCTACCGATCAAGTTCGCCGGGATAAGTCCGTGCTTCAGGCGCGAGATCGGGTCCCACGGCATCGACACGAAGGGGCTTTTCCGCGTCCACCAGTTCAACAAGATCGAGCAGTTCGTCTTCTGCAGGCCCGAAGACTCCTGGACTTTCCACGAGGAACTGCTGGCAAATGCCGAGGCGGTCTTCCAGGGCCTCGGCCTCCCGTACCATGTGGTCAACATCTGCACCGGCGATATCGGCACGGTGGCAGCGAAGAAGTACGATATCGAGGTCTGGATGCCGCGCGAGAACATGTACCGCGAGGCGGTCTCCTGCTCGAACTGCACTTCGTACCAGGCGACGAGGCTGAATATCAGGATGCGCAGCCCGACAGACTTCAAGGAGAAGGAGTTCGTTCACACCCTCAACAGCACCGCGATCGCCACCTCGCGGGCGATCAGGGCGATCCTGGAGAACTACCAGCAGGAGGACGGTTCTGTCGTGATCCCCGAGGTGCTCAGGCCCTACATGTACGGGCTTGAGACGCTGTGA
- the hxlB gene encoding 6-phospho-3-hexuloisomerase — protein sequence MENHDVQDMMRLMASKISSIADRIADTEVESLLQELLCAKRIYVLGAGRSGLVAKAFAMRLMHLGLQSFVVGETITPAMQAGDVLVVFSGSGKTKTVAELAETSKEIGGRVCLITSNRDSRIGKIADCMVEIESHRDEVKDDSVEFEIRQMMGEHKSFAPLGTIFETACMVFSDAIVSRLMEITETDVEALKCRHANIE from the coding sequence ATGGAGAACCACGACGTTCAGGATATGATGCGCCTGATGGCATCAAAAATCAGTTCTATCGCCGACAGGATCGCTGACACAGAGGTGGAATCCCTTTTGCAGGAACTCCTCTGTGCAAAGAGGATCTACGTCCTCGGGGCAGGCCGCTCGGGCCTTGTGGCAAAGGCATTTGCAATGCGGCTGATGCATCTCGGCCTGCAGTCCTTTGTCGTCGGCGAGACGATCACGCCGGCCATGCAGGCCGGGGACGTGCTCGTCGTCTTTTCCGGGTCAGGGAAGACAAAGACCGTTGCCGAACTTGCCGAGACCTCGAAAGAGATCGGCGGCCGGGTCTGCCTGATCACCTCCAACCGGGACTCCCGGATCGGGAAGATCGCCGATTGCATGGTCGAGATCGAGAGTCACCGCGACGAGGTGAAGGACGACTCCGTGGAGTTTGAGATCCGGCAGATGATGGGCGAACACAAGTCTTTTGCCCCGCTGGGCACGATCTTCGAGACGGCATGCATGGTCTTCTCCGATGCGATTGTCTCCCGCCTGATGGAGATCACGGAGACAGATGTCGAAGCACTCAAATGCAGGCACGCCAATATCGAGTGA
- a CDS encoding DUF1622 domain-containing protein, which produces MLPLEVYDAAANAFRLIGAIIIIYGGIKAAAETLGKEVLGRPLGYGEIRRDFTIKIVFGLDFLIAADILQTLVTPSQEEILFLGSIVIIRTVLGYFLTKEATEFNLD; this is translated from the coding sequence ATGCTGCCCCTCGAGGTCTACGACGCGGCCGCCAATGCCTTCAGACTCATCGGGGCCATCATCATCATCTACGGCGGGATCAAGGCGGCTGCGGAGACGCTGGGGAAGGAGGTGCTCGGGCGGCCCCTCGGGTACGGTGAGATCAGGCGGGATTTCACCATAAAAATCGTTTTCGGCCTGGACTTCCTCATCGCCGCCGACATCCTCCAGACACTCGTCACGCCCTCACAGGAGGAGATCCTCTTCCTCGGCAGCATCGTCATCATCAGGACGGTCCTCGGGTACTTCCTCACCAAAGAGGCGACCGAGTTCAATCTGGACTGA
- a CDS encoding DNA-methyltransferase, whose product MQTGGMMQPYYSCDGVTLYHGDSVECMNAMPAGSVDLIFADPPYNLSNGGFTCQSGRRAPVDKGAWDRSGGIREDFDFHCRWIEACSRLLRDGGTIWISGTYHSIYACGYALQSLGFHILNDICWFKPNAPPNLSTRVFTASHETLIWARKGEGRHTFNYDEMKHGGWDYDVLKRPGKQMRSVWSVPTPKRSEKKEGKHPTQKPLALLQRVILASSYEDDLVLDPFAGSSTTGIAACLLGRRFIGIEKEQTYLDLSVRRFRALLGEDDE is encoded by the coding sequence ATGCAGACCGGTGGCATGATGCAACCCTATTACTCCTGCGACGGCGTGACTCTCTACCATGGCGATTCTGTCGAGTGCATGAATGCCATGCCTGCGGGCTCCGTCGACCTCATTTTTGCGGACCCGCCGTACAACCTCTCGAACGGCGGTTTCACCTGCCAGAGCGGGAGGAGGGCGCCCGTCGACAAGGGGGCGTGGGACCGGAGCGGCGGGATCAGGGAGGACTTTGACTTTCATTGCCGCTGGATAGAGGCCTGCAGCCGCCTTCTCAGGGACGGCGGGACGATCTGGATCAGCGGCACCTATCACTCGATCTATGCCTGCGGCTATGCCCTCCAGAGCCTCGGCTTCCATATCCTCAACGACATCTGCTGGTTCAAGCCGAACGCCCCCCCCAACCTGAGCACGCGCGTCTTCACGGCGAGTCATGAGACCCTGATATGGGCGCGGAAAGGGGAGGGCCGCCATACCTTCAACTATGACGAGATGAAGCACGGGGGGTGGGACTACGACGTCCTGAAACGTCCGGGAAAACAGATGCGCTCTGTCTGGTCTGTCCCGACACCGAAACGCTCGGAAAAAAAGGAGGGGAAACACCCGACCCAGAAACCCCTCGCCCTCCTTCAGCGCGTGATCCTGGCGAGTTCCTATGAGGACGACCTGGTGCTCGACCCCTTTGCCGGGAGTTCGACGACCGGGATCGCCGCATGTCTCCTCGGCCGCCGTTTTATCGGGATCGAGAAGGAGCAGACCTACCTCGACCTGTCGGTCAGGCGTTTCCGGGCGCTCCTCGGTGAGGACGACGAGTGA
- the nadX gene encoding aspartate dehydrogenase, which produces MLTIGLLGCGNIANIIVKNHVGVDIVALYDQMPERAEDLGRLCNARIFRDIDEFLSADFDIVVEAASVAAAQAHAAAVLEHGKDLVVMSVGAFAEKPFRDAVNDLARSLGRKIYIPSGAIFGLDNLKIGQVSGIHRLLLRTTKNPRSLNMECDERTLLFSGAANECIKHYPKNTNVSVALELAAGRTVDVELWADPAVDRNVHEIVIEGDFGDATITVRNLPSPDNPATSYLAALSIVTLLKNLDEPMRIGT; this is translated from the coding sequence ATGCTCACGATAGGCCTGCTGGGGTGCGGCAATATCGCAAATATAATAGTCAAAAATCATGTAGGAGTCGATATTGTCGCCCTGTATGACCAGATGCCCGAGCGTGCGGAGGACCTGGGACGCCTCTGTAATGCCAGGATATTCCGGGATATCGACGAGTTCCTCAGTGCAGATTTTGACATCGTCGTGGAAGCGGCCTCGGTCGCCGCCGCCCAGGCGCATGCCGCCGCGGTCCTTGAACATGGCAAGGACCTTGTGGTGATGAGCGTCGGTGCCTTTGCCGAGAAACCGTTCCGGGACGCCGTCAATGACCTCGCCCGGTCTCTCGGCAGGAAGATCTACATCCCGAGCGGAGCGATCTTCGGGTTAGACAACCTCAAGATCGGGCAGGTCTCCGGGATCCACCGTCTTCTTCTGCGGACGACGAAGAACCCCCGCTCCCTCAATATGGAGTGCGACGAGCGCACACTCCTCTTCTCGGGAGCGGCAAACGAGTGCATCAAGCACTACCCGAAGAACACCAATGTCTCTGTCGCCCTCGAACTCGCCGCCGGCCGCACGGTAGACGTGGAACTCTGGGCCGACCCTGCCGTGGACAGGAACGTGCACGAGATCGTCATTGAGGGGGACTTCGGGGACGCGACGATCACGGTGCGGAACCTGCCGAGCCCTGACAACCCGGCGACCAGTTATCTTGCCGCTCTCTCGATCGTGACCCTGCTCAAGAACCTCGACGAGCCGATGAGGATAGGGACATGA